The Pseudomonas protegens genome contains the following window.
ATGGGGCGAGCGCAGCGCCAGGAGAATCGCCGGCGGCACCGCCATGGCGATCAGCAGGGCGAAGTAGTTGGCGTCCTGCAGCAGGCCGATGGCCCGACCGCCGACCTGGTACTTGGCGGAGATCAGTGCGATCACACAGGTGATGGCCACGCTGACCGCCAGCAGGCGGCAGAGCATCAGCAGGTGGGTTTCCCGGGCGATCAGCAAGGTGACGAAAAACAGCACCAGGCCCACCGCCAGTTCCCGCAGGCTGTCCAGGGACACCAGCAGGTTCTCGCTGTACAGCAGGCTCAGCAGCAGGCACAGCAGGAACGGCCCCAGGGCCCGCCACAGATTGCTGCGCAGGCGGGTGTCGGGGATCTGCCGCAACAGCAGCTTGAACAGCATGATCAGGATCAGCGAGGCCCCCAGCAGCTTGGCCCCGGAGAACGCGCTGTCCTTGAACAGGCCCTCGAAGGGCACCAGGGCACAGATCCCCAGCAGGCCCCAACCCGGGCGGCGATAGAGCACCGCCAGGCCCACCAGTCCGAGCACCACCAGCGGCGCCAGAAACGGCCAGGGGCTGGCGAGCAGCAGCAGGCTGGCAAGGCCCAAGAGGAGGCCGAGAAACGGGGCGGCGATCATACCGGGGTGCTCTCCCTGGCCAGGCGATACAGCTCATCCCAACTGCGGGCCAGGGTCGGCAAGTGATAGTGCTTGCGCTGGGTGACGCGGGCGGCCTCGGCCAACTCTGCGGCCAGGGCGGGGTCATCCAGCAGGCGGCCGATGCAGCGCGCCAGATCGGCGCTGTCCAGGGGCTTGGCCAGCAAGCCGTTCTGCCGGTGTTGCAGGACATCAGGAATCCCACCCACGGCAAAGGCCACCACCGGGGTGCCGGCCTGCATGGCTTCCAGCAGGATCATCGGCGTGCCTTCGGTGCGCGAGCTGAGCACCAGCACATTCAGGCGCTTTAGCCAGGGCTGCATGTCGTTCTGGTAGCCCGGCAGCAGGATGCGCGCGGTCAGTCCGGCCTCGTCGATACGCTGGCGCAGCGCCAGGTTCTGTTCACCGTCGCCCAGCAGCACGGCCTTGAGGGTGGGGCGCTGGCGGCACAGCCCGATCAGCGCGTCGAGAAACAGGTCCGGGCCTTTTTCCGCACTCAGGCGGCCGACAAAACCCACCAGCGGCGCCGCCTCGTCGCGGCGGATCCGTGTTTCCGGCAAGGGCGGTCCTTCCTTGCTCGCCGGCGGCAGCCGTTGCGGCTCCGGCAGGCCGTTGGCGATCACCCGCAGCTTGTTCGCCGGCACTCCGGCCTGCAGGTGCAGTTGGGCAATGCTCTGGGCCACGCAGGCCACCCGGCGCACCCGGGAACTGCGGCACAGGCGCAGGCTGATCCAGGTGTAGAGCTTCTGTTTCAGGCTGCGCGGGGTGAAGCCGTGCTGGGTCAGCACCAGGGGCAGGCCCAGGCGCCGGGCGCAGATCCAGGCAAACACCTGGGCCTTGAAGTTGTGGGCGTTGAGCAGCCCCGGCTGCTGCCGCAGATTGCTCAGCAGCTGCTTGAGGCCGTGGCAGTTGTGGCTGGCGACCCCGGCTTGGGCAAAACGCCGCAACAAGTTCTCGGGCGCGTCGATGAACACCACCCGATGCTGCCCCGGGGTCACCCGGCAGTGATCCAGCAGCATGCGTTCGGCACCGTAGAAACCGCCGCTGTGGATCAGGTGCACAACCGGTTGCGCCGCCATGCTCAGGTCGCTCATTGCTTGGCCCAATGCCAGGCCCAGCGCCAGGTCCAGCGCGGGAAGGGGTTGACCGGCTGTTCCGACGGCGCGTTGAGCACCATCAGCACCGGCAGGCCGAGGTGATCGCTGACCTGGGCCGGATGCTTGAAGCGGTGATCGAAAAACTCGTAGACGTACCCCAGGGCAATCGCCAGCAGCAGGCCGGTGAGCAGGCCCAGGGGAATGATCAGCATGGGTTTGGGGAACGCCGCCTCGCTGGGTTCGTAAGGCTGGCTGAGCACCCGGGCGTTGGACAATTCGCCGTTGATCAGGCGTTCGCCACGGCTTTCTTCATAGCGCTGGGTGTAGGTGAAGAAGGCCTTGTGCAAGGCATCGATCTCGGTGTCCAGCTGGCGCAGCTTGCTCAGCACCTCTTGCAGGTCGCGCACCCGGGCCTTGTAGTCGTTGATCCGCGCGGTCTTCTGGGCGATCACCGACTGGGTGATCTGCAGGTCGCTGCTGCGCTCGCGCACGCGGTTTTCCACCACCTTGAGGAACTGCGCCCGGGCCCGCACGATCTGCTCGCGCTGCTGCTGCATCGGCACGCTGTCGGCGCGGTAGGTGTCGGCGGTGGTGCCGTACTGGCTGACCAGGTTGCTCAGTTGCTCGCCGAGTTGCTTGATCTCGCGGTCTTCGTAAGCCACGTTGTCCACGGTGTTGGCGAAGGCGAAGGGGAAGGTGTAGTCGGTGATCCCGGCCTTGCGCGCGGCGGCCAGGTTCTTCTGCAGGTAGTCCAGGCGGCGCTGGTTCTCCAGGGCCTGGTCGCGGTAGCCGTTGAGCGATTGCTCCTCGGTGTTGATGGCGTTCAGGCGGAAGGTGATCTCTTCCTTGGGATCGGAGGCGTGGGCCGCTTCCAGCAAGGCCTGGCGCTTGCCTTCCAGGTCATCCAGGCGCGACTGGTACTGGGCCTTCTTCTGTTCATAGAAGGCTTCGGGCAGTTCGTTGGATTGCAGGTCCTGGCGGTTTTTCAGGTAGTTGGCCAGCAGGCGTTCGACAAAGCGCGTGCCCTCGGCGGCATTGGGGCTGGCGTAGACGATGGAGATCACGTTGGAGCCGGGCAGGGTGCCGATCTTCAGGTCCTTGACCGCCTGCTCGGTGAAGGCATCCAGGCTGGTGTCGCGCACCGGGTCCACGGCCAGGCCGAAGAAGCCGCGCAGCGGGTTGATCACCTGGTTGCGCAGCGGGTCGATCAGGCCATTGCGGATCGGCTTGACGATCAGCCTGGTCAACAGGCCCTCGTTGCCGCCGAACTGGCCTTCACGGCGCAGCTGGTCGATGGTGTCGCGGATCAGCGTGGGCGAACGCAGGATATTGCTTTCGGTTTCCATGTCCGCCAGCGACGGCGGGATGAACTTGTCGCTGTCCGGGGTGAGCACGGTGTTGGCGTCGGTCTGCGACAGTTTCTTGGACTGCACAATGACTTCGGCGGTGATCTCGAAGCTCTGCTTGAGCACCAGCGGCAGCAGCAGCGCAATCAGGGCGAAGCCCAGGAACACCCGCTTGATCAGGCGTCGATTGACAAAGAACACGAGCAGGAACTCGTGCAGGTAGTTTTCGATCTTGGTCATCAAGAGGGAACTCAGTTGTTGTTCGTTTCTTTGTTGTCGACGCGGTAGCCGAAGCTGAACCCGACACCCTGGAACATGATCACGTCCGCCAGCTGCTTGCTCAGGGCCCCGGCCTTGGCCAGGCGGGTCTTGGGCACGTAGAGCATGTCGTCCGGTTGCAGGTAGGCGAACTGCAGGGCCTTGCCGTCCAGCGCCGCATCGGCGTCATAGACCCGGGCTTCGACCTGATTGCCCTTGCGCCGCATGATCACCACCGAGTCCAGGCGCGCGGTGGGGCCGGCGCCCTTGGCCAGGGTCAGGGCTTCGAGCACCGAGATCGGCCGGCGGATCGGGTAGGCCCCGGGCTGGCCTACTTCGCCCATCACGAACACTTCGTTGGCGGCGGTGGTCTTGAGCAGCACGTCGACGCTGACCTGGCCCACTTCCTTGGCGTAGCGCTGGTTGACCAGGGTTTGCAGCTCGTTGAGGCTCTTGCCCTGCAACGACAGGCTGCCCAGCAGCGGGAAGCTGGCGCGGCCATCGGAACCCACCACGATCTCGCGGCTCAGGCCCGTGGCCGGGTTGGTCAGGCTGGTGCGCAGGTTGTCCAGCTGGGCCATGGCGTGGGAGATCGAGAAGGTGATCTGCGGTTTCTTCAGCACCTTGGCGTACTGGGCTTCCAGAGTCTGGCGCGCCTGCTCGGCGGACAGTCCGGCGACCTGGACGTTGCCCACGTAGGGCATGTCGATGCTGCCGTCGGGCAGCACCAGCTTGCTGCCGCCCAGCTCGGGGGCGGTGAGAAAGCTGACGTCCACCTGATCGCCCGGTTGCACGAGGTAGCGCTGCTGGCTGGTGGTGCCGATATGGAAGATCACGTCCAGCACGTCCTGGGGTCGCAGCACCTGTTCGATGGGCATGACCTCGGTGAGCTGGGCCTGGTCGGCCGGGGCGCTGAGGATCTGCACCGGCATCTGCTGCGGCTCGCGGTTGACGCAACCGCCCAGGGCGGCCAGCAACGACAGGCCCAGCAGGGAGAGTCTTGGCTTGTTCATGGTTACACGGTCCTTGTGCCGGTCAGAGACGGTCATAAACCCACTTGGGCATGTAGTACTTGCGGGCGTTGAACACGCTGCCGATCAGCTTGGCCTCGGCCTGGATCAAGCGCTGCGCCGCGGCCTGGGCCACTTCCCAGCGGGTTTCCTCGCTGCGCACCACCAGCACCACGCCGTCCACCTGGGTGCTCAGGGTGAGGATGTCGCCGCTGCTGTACACCGGGTCGCCGTCGATGATCACGAAGCGATAGTCTGCGGCCAGGGCCTGCAACAGTTCCTGCAGCAGTTCCGGGGTCAGGCGCTCGGCGTATTGCTGGCGGCGGCCCAGGGGCAGGAAATCGAAGCCCAGTTCTTCGCTGCTTTCGATGCACTGCGCCAGGAGCGGCGGGGTATCGGCCAGGGCCAGGTCGAGAAAGCCCGGGCGTTCGCCCAGGTCCAGGCGCCGGGTCAGGCTGTTGTCCGAAAGGCTGGTGTCCACCAGCAGCACCCGGCCGCGGCTGGTGCGCGCCAGTTCGCTGGCCATGCTCAGGCTGCTGCTGGTGACGCCGCTGTTGCGGTTGGCCGCGGTCAGCAGGATCACCCGCAGCTCCTGGTCGAGCACGGTGACCGCCAGGTTGCTTTCGCTGGGAGGCTGGATCTTCAGACTGGCAAAGGTTGCTGCCGCCATTTCAACTTGCTCCATGGCCATTGAGGACCTTGAAAGGGGTTTTGATCAGGATCTTCAGGTCGAGCCAGGGGCTCTGCTGGAAGATGTAGGTCATGTCGAGGGTGACCCGACCGTCGAAGTCCACGTCGCTGCGCCCGGACACCTGCCACAGGCCGGTGATCCCGGGGTAGATGCTCAGGCGCCCGAGGTGGTGTTCCTTGTAGGTCTGGGCGTGAAACGAGGTCGGACGCGGCCCGACGATGCGCATCTGGCCCAGCACCACGTTGATCAGGTTCGGCAGCTCGTCGAGGCTGGTGCGCCGCAGGAAGCCGCCGATCCCGGTGATCCGCGGGTCGCGGTCGATCTTGAAGTCCACCGAGTCCGGACCGTGCTTGTTCAGGTGGCGCACCGAGTCCTTCAGGGCTTCGGCGTTGACCACCATGGTGCGGAACTTGTACATGCCGAAGCGCCGGCCACGAAAACCGGTGCGCAGCTGTACGAAGAACACCGGCCCCGGGCTGGTGAGCTTGATCGCCAGCGCCACCACCAGCAGCAGCGGCGACAGCAGCACCAGCAGCAGGGCGGCCAGCAGCGCCGAGGTCAGGCGCTTGCTGCGCGACAGGGTCCAGGGCCGGCCACCTTCGCGGCCGGTGATCCAGCCGTGATGCTGCAGATCGATGGCGGCCTGGACCTTGCGCCGGAACGGGTCGTTGCGCCGGTCGATGCGCGCCGGGGCCGGCACCTCGGTTGCGGGCGATGAGAAGGGTCTTTCCATATCCACCGGGAGTACTTCCATTGCAAAGGGTTGGGTAAAGGGCGCCGGGGCGCCGACTCAGGACCGGGCGCCGCTGTAGTAGCTGCGGTACCACTGGACGAAATGGCCCAGGCCTTCATCCAGCGGCACCTGGGGGCCGAAGCCGGTGAGGTTTTCCAGGGCGCTGACGTCGGCACAGGTGTTGAGCACGTCACCGGGCTGCAGGGGCAGGTACTCCACCTGGGCCTGGCGGCCGAGGAGTCGCTCCAGGGTGCTGACGTAGTCCTTGAGTTCCACCGGGCGCTGGCCGCCGATGTTGAACAGGCGCCAGGGCGCCATGCTGGTGGACGGGTCCGGTTGCTCGCGATCCCACAGCGGATCGCGCGTCGGGGGCTTGTCCAGCAGGCGCACCAGGGATTCGACGATGTCGTCGATGTAGGTGAAGTCGCGCTGGTGCATGCCGTAGTTGAACAGCTTCAGCGGCCGCCCCTGGCTGATGGCGTCGGCGAACAGGATCGGCGACATGTCCGGCCGGCCCCAGGGGCCGTACACGGTAAAGAAACGCAGGCCGGTGGCCGGCACGCCGAACAGGTGACTGTAGCTGTGGGCCATCAGCTCGTTGGCTTTCTTGCTCGCCGCGTACAGCGACAGCGGATGGTCGACGTTGTCGCTGACCTTGTACGGGGTCTGCTGGTTGGCTCCGTACACCGAGCTGGACGAGGCATAGATCAGGTGCTGCACCGGGTAGCGCCGGCACATTTCCAGCAGGTTGAGGAAGCCCGAGAGGTTGCTGTCCAGGTAGGCCTTGGGGTTCTCCAGGGAGTAGCGCACCCCGGCCTGGGCGGCGAGGTTGATCACCACCTGAGGCCGGATCTCGGCGAACAGCCGCTCCAGGCCGGCGCTGTCCGCCAGGTCCAGGCGTTGCAGCGGGAAGTGCCCCACTTGCCGTTCCACCCAGCGCACCCGGTCGTGCTTGAGCCGGGGGTCGTAGTAGTCGTTGAAATTATCCAGCCCGGTGACCTGGTGCCCATCCTTGAGCAGACGCAGTGCGGTATGGGCGCCGATAAAACCGGCGGCCCCGGTGATCAGGATATTCATGCGCCAAGGGCCTCGGGTACGCGGTAGGGCAGGCCGATGCTCAAATAGTGCAGACCGGCGTCCGCTGCCTGTTGCGGGTTGTAGAGATTGCGCCCGTCGACGATCAGGCGGTCCTTGAGGGTGTCGCGCAGCAACTTGAAGTCCACCACGCGGAAGGCCTTCCATTCGGTGCAGATCACCAGCGCGTCGGCGCCTTGCAAGGCGTCATCGCGGGTGGCGCACAGCTGCAGGTCGTCGCGGTAGCCGTACAGGCGCCGGCATTCGGTCATGGCTTCCGGGTCGTAGGCCTGGACCCTGGCCCCGGCGTCCCACAGCGCCTGCATCAGGTAGCGGCTGGTGGCTTCGCGCATGTCGTCGGTGTTGGGCTTGAAGGCCAGGCCCCAGAGGGCGATGACCTTGCCCTGCAGGTTGTCCCCCAAGTGCGCCTTGAGCTTGCGAAACAGCACATGGCGCTGCTGCTCGTTGACGTCGCGCACGGTCTTGAGCATTTGCGGCTCCAGCCCGTGGCTTTCGGCGGTGTGGATCAGCGCCCGCAGGTCCTTGGGGAAGCACGAGCCGCCAAACCCGGCGCCGGGGTAGATGAAGTGATAACCGATGCGCTGATCGGCGCCGATGCCCTTGCGCACCGCGTTGATGTCCACTCCCAGGCGTTCCGCCAGGTTGGCCATCTCGTTCATGAAGCTGATGCGGGTGGCGAGCATCGCGTTGGCCGCGTACTTGACCAGCTCGGCGCTGCGGTTGTCCATGAACATCAGGCGGTCATGGTTGTGGTTGAACGGTGCGTACAGTTCGCTCAACTGCTGGCGGGGCAGGTCGTGGGCACAGCCGACGATGATCCGGTCCGGGCGCATGCAGTCGGCCACGGCCGAGCCTTCCTTGAGGAACTCCGGGTTGGACACCACGTGCACCCGCAGCTGGGATTTGCCCAGGTCCGCCAGTTGTTCGGCGACGGTCTCGATCACCAGATCGGCGGTGCCCACCGGGACCGTGGATTTGATCACCAGGGTCTTGTCGCTGAGCATCAGGCAGGCAATATTGCGCGCCACCGCCAGGACATGGTCGAGGTCCGCCGAGCCGTCTTCGTTGGACGGCGTGCCGACTGCAATGAAGATCACCTCTCCATGGCCCACGGCATCGCTGGCCTGGGTGGTGAAGTGCAGTCGGCCGGCCTTTTGATTCTCTTCGATCAGGGTCGCCAGACCCGGCTCGTGAATCGGTGGAATAGAACGTTGCAGCTGGGCGATTTTCTGGCTGTCGATGTCGACACAGATCACGTTATGCCCAACATCGGCGAGGGCAACTGCTTGCACCAGGCCGACATAACCAGTACCGAAAACGCTGACTTCCAAGGGAACGACCTCGTCCATGATAAGTGTTGGGTGAGGCTGTAGCTCACCTTCCGCAAAAGGCATATGGCACATTGCCGCCATCGCGCTCTTTTTTTGACACTATCACAAGACTGAGACGTTTAATTGACGTTTTGCGGTGTTGCATAAATGACGCCGGGGTTTTATCTGATGCTTGTTAAATATAAAAACCTATATAAAACAATGAGATGGATGATCTCATTAGGGTCGTAATGAAAAGCGTCAAATAGTTGTTTTTTCATTTTTCAGAGATGAAAAATCCGACGAACGGTATGTCTGGGCGATAAAAAAATAATGCTTTTTTGCCAGCATTGAATTCTTGCTACTCCAGTCGCGCACTTTTCTGATCGATTGGACGGTTTTTTCGACGCTGTCGGCCTGATGAAAAATTAAAAAAAATGACAGGTTTATTCTTGGTTTTGCCGGTGCGGCGCCGCTCGCCGCCTCGCGGTATTGTTCGACCGGCGAGTCAGACTAAAGTCGGGTTGGGAGGGTTTTGGCCATCTGCCATCATTTGCGCCCCTCATTGATTCAATCAATTCACCCTGCAATCTATGATTTGCAGGCTGAATGAGTCCTGGGTCTTTCTTACCGACCTTGCGTCACAGATTTGTGCTGGAGCCTGTTCATGCGTCCCCCTTTTCCCCTGATCAATCCGTGCCCGCTGCTGGGCCTCGGAGCCGCTGTCCTGTGGGCAGGATTTGCCCCGTCGGTTCAAGCCGACGGCTTTCTTGAGGACAGCAATGCCAAGCTGGAATCACGCACGATCTACTTCAACCGGGATTTTCGTGACGGTCATACCGGCACCGAGCAGGGCGCTTCCAAGCGTGAGGAATCGGCCCAGGGCTTCATCCTCAACCTGCAGTCGGGCTACACCGAAGGCACCGTCGGGTTCGGTCTGGATGCCCTGGGCATGCTCGGGCTCAAGCTCGACTCCAGCCCCGATCGCAGCAACAGCGGCCTGCTGCCTTCCAGCGGGCATGACCCGCGGGGCTCGGCGGACCAGTACGCCAAGCTGGGCCTGACCGCCAAGGTCCGGGTCTCGCAGACCGTGTTCAAATACGGCGCGCAACTGCCGGACCTGCCATTGCTCAAGTACAACGACGGGCGCCTGCTGCCGACGATGTTCAACGGTGCGGTGCTGACCTCCAGGGAGGTCAAGGACCTGACCCTGACCGCCGCCCGGCTCAACCGCTACACCGCCCGGGATTCCACCGACGCCCAGGACATCCGCGTGCACTGCAAGAACAAGCGCTATGCCTGCAACACCACGGCGGATCACTTCGACACCTATGGCCTGGACTACAAGTTCAACGAGCGGCTGACCGGCCAGTACCACTACGCCGAGCTGCAGGACATCTACCGTCAGCATTTTGTCGGCCTGCTGGCCAACCAGCCCCTGGGGCCGGGCGTGCTCAAGGGCGACCTGCGCCTGCTCAAGAGTGCCGACACCGGCGCCGAGCGCGCCGGCGGCATCGACAACCGCGCCCTGAGCAGCATGCTCGGCTACAGCCTCGCTGGTCACACAGTGAGCGCCGGCTGGCAGCGCATGTACGGCGACAACTCGATGCCCTACCTGGATGGCAGCAACCCGTACCTGGTGAACTACGTGCAGGTCAATGATTTCGCGGCGATTCAGGAGCGGTCCTGGCAGCTGCGCTATGACTACGACTTCAAGGCCGTGGGCCTCAATGGCCTGAGCTTCCTGACCCGCTACGTCAGCGGCGACCACATCAAGGTCCCGGGCAGCCTGCGCGAAGGTCGCGAGTGGGAGCGTGACAGCGAACTCAAGTACGTGGTGCAGAGCGGCACCTTCAAGGACCTCAGCCTGCGCCTGCGCAACGCCACCTATCGCAGCAACTACCAGAAGATCGCCCGCGACATGGACGAAACCCGGCTGATCGTCAGCTACAACTTCTCCCTGCTTTGACCCGACAACCGCCCCGCGCACCGTAGGCGCTGGCTTGCCAGCCAAGGGGTTTCCTGGCGGGGGCAAGGCTTGCGGGCCCTTTCGCCGGCAAGCCGGCTCCTGCAGAGAGGGGGCCCCGAGCTTGATGGTCCGGCTGGTGGGGTGGACGAATCCGTGGCGCTTTCCAGGGCGCGCGCAAAGGCGGTAACCAAGGCCAACGTCTACTGGCTTTTTCCCGGTCACTGCCTAAGATGGCGATCCCGGGATTCTTAGGAAAACGTTGGTCACGATGGCGGAAAAAGACACCATCTCCATGCAGCTGGTGCGCGAGGCGCTGCTGCAAAGCTGTGCGCCGGGGGCGGCCACCGTTGAAGTGCTGAACAAGGTCGGCATCGATCCGCGGCTGTTGCAGCAGAGCACCGCGCGAGTCCCGGCCAGTGCCTATGCGCGGCTCTGGCGCTTGCTGGCCCGGCGTCTGGATGACGAGTTTTTCGGCATGGATCCGCGTCGGCTGAAGTCCGGCAGCCTGGCCTTTCTCTGCCGCTCGGCCATGGCCCAGCCGACCCTGGCGGCGGGGCTGGATTCGCTGCTGGGCTTTCTTTCGTTGATGTTCGAGCGCCTGCCGGCGCAGCTGGTGCGCCAGCAGAGCCTGGCGGAAATCGTCCTGCAGGAGGACGAACAGGCACCGGGCCGGGCCTTCACCTATTTCACCTACTGGATGATCGTGCATGGCGTGGCCTGCTGGCTGGCGGGGCGGCGGATTCCGATCCTGGCCATCGAATTGCGCTGCCCGCAGCCGGATTTTTGCGACGACTACCGGGTGATGTTCTCCGACAACCTGCGCTTTGCCCGCTCGCGCACGCGGATGATCATCGCCGCCGATTGCCTGGACCTGCCGATCAAGCGCAGCGAAGAAGAGCTCAAGCGCTTTCTGGCCCATGCCCCGGCCAACATCCTGGTCAAGTACCGCGACCCCGAGAGCCTGGCCAGCCGTATCAAGCAGCAACTGCGGCAACTGCCCGCGGAACAATGGCCGGAGAGCGAAAGCCTGGCCCACAGCCTGTGCATCTCGGCCTCGACCCTGCGTCGGCGCCTGGCGGAGGAGGGCCAGAGCTACCAAGGGCTCAAGGACAGCGTGCGCAAGGAACTGGCGATCGTCTGGCTGGCCGAGCCGCAGATCAGCTTCGCCGAGATTGCCGAGCGCCTGGGTTTTGCCGACACCAGCTCGTTCTACAAGGCCTTTCGCAAATGGTCCGGTTCCAACCCCGGGCATTACCGCAGCCTGATCCTCAACGACCCGTCCTGACCCCAGCCCCGCCCGTTGGGGGCTGGCTTGCCGGCGAAGAGGCCCGCAAGCCTTGCACCACCCCGGCCGC
Protein-coding sequences here:
- a CDS encoding glycosyltransferase family 4 protein, translating into MSDLSMAAQPVVHLIHSGGFYGAERMLLDHCRVTPGQHRVVFIDAPENLLRRFAQAGVASHNCHGLKQLLSNLRQQPGLLNAHNFKAQVFAWICARRLGLPLVLTQHGFTPRSLKQKLYTWISLRLCRSSRVRRVACVAQSIAQLHLQAGVPANKLRVIANGLPEPQRLPPASKEGPPLPETRIRRDEAAPLVGFVGRLSAEKGPDLFLDALIGLCRQRPTLKAVLLGDGEQNLALRQRIDEAGLTARILLPGYQNDMQPWLKRLNVLVLSSRTEGTPMILLEAMQAGTPVVAFAVGGIPDVLQHRQNGLLAKPLDSADLARCIGRLLDDPALAAELAEAARVTQRKHYHLPTLARSWDELYRLARESTPV
- a CDS encoding lipopolysaccharide biosynthesis protein — protein: MTKIENYLHEFLLVFFVNRRLIKRVFLGFALIALLLPLVLKQSFEITAEVIVQSKKLSQTDANTVLTPDSDKFIPPSLADMETESNILRSPTLIRDTIDQLRREGQFGGNEGLLTRLIVKPIRNGLIDPLRNQVINPLRGFFGLAVDPVRDTSLDAFTEQAVKDLKIGTLPGSNVISIVYASPNAAEGTRFVERLLANYLKNRQDLQSNELPEAFYEQKKAQYQSRLDDLEGKRQALLEAAHASDPKEEITFRLNAINTEEQSLNGYRDQALENQRRLDYLQKNLAAARKAGITDYTFPFAFANTVDNVAYEDREIKQLGEQLSNLVSQYGTTADTYRADSVPMQQQREQIVRARAQFLKVVENRVRERSSDLQITQSVIAQKTARINDYKARVRDLQEVLSKLRQLDTEIDALHKAFFTYTQRYEESRGERLINGELSNARVLSQPYEPSEAAFPKPMLIIPLGLLTGLLLAIALGYVYEFFDHRFKHPAQVSDHLGLPVLMVLNAPSEQPVNPFPRWTWRWAWHWAKQ
- a CDS encoding polysaccharide biosynthesis/export family protein, which produces MNKPRLSLLGLSLLAALGGCVNREPQQMPVQILSAPADQAQLTEVMPIEQVLRPQDVLDVIFHIGTTSQQRYLVQPGDQVDVSFLTAPELGGSKLVLPDGSIDMPYVGNVQVAGLSAEQARQTLEAQYAKVLKKPQITFSISHAMAQLDNLRTSLTNPATGLSREIVVGSDGRASFPLLGSLSLQGKSLNELQTLVNQRYAKEVGQVSVDVLLKTTAANEVFVMGEVGQPGAYPIRRPISVLEALTLAKGAGPTARLDSVVIMRRKGNQVEARVYDADAALDGKALQFAYLQPDDMLYVPKTRLAKAGALSKQLADVIMFQGVGFSFGYRVDNKETNNN
- a CDS encoding CpsD/CapB family tyrosine-protein kinase, yielding MAAATFASLKIQPPSESNLAVTVLDQELRVILLTAANRNSGVTSSSLSMASELARTSRGRVLLVDTSLSDNSLTRRLDLGERPGFLDLALADTPPLLAQCIESSEELGFDFLPLGRRQQYAERLTPELLQELLQALAADYRFVIIDGDPVYSSGDILTLSTQVDGVVLVVRSEETRWEVAQAAAQRLIQAEAKLIGSVFNARKYYMPKWVYDRL
- a CDS encoding sugar transferase, with protein sequence MERPFSSPATEVPAPARIDRRNDPFRRKVQAAIDLQHHGWITGREGGRPWTLSRSKRLTSALLAALLLVLLSPLLLVVALAIKLTSPGPVFFVQLRTGFRGRRFGMYKFRTMVVNAEALKDSVRHLNKHGPDSVDFKIDRDPRITGIGGFLRRTSLDELPNLINVVLGQMRIVGPRPTSFHAQTYKEHHLGRLSIYPGITGLWQVSGRSDVDFDGRVTLDMTYIFQQSPWLDLKILIKTPFKVLNGHGAS
- a CDS encoding NAD-dependent epimerase; its protein translation is MNILITGAAGFIGAHTALRLLKDGHQVTGLDNFNDYYDPRLKHDRVRWVERQVGHFPLQRLDLADSAGLERLFAEIRPQVVINLAAQAGVRYSLENPKAYLDSNLSGFLNLLEMCRRYPVQHLIYASSSSVYGANQQTPYKVSDNVDHPLSLYAASKKANELMAHSYSHLFGVPATGLRFFTVYGPWGRPDMSPILFADAISQGRPLKLFNYGMHQRDFTYIDDIVESLVRLLDKPPTRDPLWDREQPDPSTSMAPWRLFNIGGQRPVELKDYVSTLERLLGRQAQVEYLPLQPGDVLNTCADVSALENLTGFGPQVPLDEGLGHFVQWYRSYYSGARS
- a CDS encoding UDP-glucose/GDP-mannose dehydrogenase family protein — protein: MEVSVFGTGYVGLVQAVALADVGHNVICVDIDSQKIAQLQRSIPPIHEPGLATLIEENQKAGRLHFTTQASDAVGHGEVIFIAVGTPSNEDGSADLDHVLAVARNIACLMLSDKTLVIKSTVPVGTADLVIETVAEQLADLGKSQLRVHVVSNPEFLKEGSAVADCMRPDRIIVGCAHDLPRQQLSELYAPFNHNHDRLMFMDNRSAELVKYAANAMLATRISFMNEMANLAERLGVDINAVRKGIGADQRIGYHFIYPGAGFGGSCFPKDLRALIHTAESHGLEPQMLKTVRDVNEQQRHVLFRKLKAHLGDNLQGKVIALWGLAFKPNTDDMREATSRYLMQALWDAGARVQAYDPEAMTECRRLYGYRDDLQLCATRDDALQGADALVICTEWKAFRVVDFKLLRDTLKDRLIVDGRNLYNPQQAADAGLHYLSIGLPYRVPEALGA
- a CDS encoding OprD family porin, which produces MRPPFPLINPCPLLGLGAAVLWAGFAPSVQADGFLEDSNAKLESRTIYFNRDFRDGHTGTEQGASKREESAQGFILNLQSGYTEGTVGFGLDALGMLGLKLDSSPDRSNSGLLPSSGHDPRGSADQYAKLGLTAKVRVSQTVFKYGAQLPDLPLLKYNDGRLLPTMFNGAVLTSREVKDLTLTAARLNRYTARDSTDAQDIRVHCKNKRYACNTTADHFDTYGLDYKFNERLTGQYHYAELQDIYRQHFVGLLANQPLGPGVLKGDLRLLKSADTGAERAGGIDNRALSSMLGYSLAGHTVSAGWQRMYGDNSMPYLDGSNPYLVNYVQVNDFAAIQERSWQLRYDYDFKAVGLNGLSFLTRYVSGDHIKVPGSLREGREWERDSELKYVVQSGTFKDLSLRLRNATYRSNYQKIARDMDETRLIVSYNFSLL
- a CDS encoding AraC family transcriptional regulator: MAEKDTISMQLVREALLQSCAPGAATVEVLNKVGIDPRLLQQSTARVPASAYARLWRLLARRLDDEFFGMDPRRLKSGSLAFLCRSAMAQPTLAAGLDSLLGFLSLMFERLPAQLVRQQSLAEIVLQEDEQAPGRAFTYFTYWMIVHGVACWLAGRRIPILAIELRCPQPDFCDDYRVMFSDNLRFARSRTRMIIAADCLDLPIKRSEEELKRFLAHAPANILVKYRDPESLASRIKQQLRQLPAEQWPESESLAHSLCISASTLRRRLAEEGQSYQGLKDSVRKELAIVWLAEPQISFAEIAERLGFADTSSFYKAFRKWSGSNPGHYRSLILNDPS